A window of the Lactuca sativa cultivar Salinas chromosome 5, Lsat_Salinas_v11, whole genome shotgun sequence genome harbors these coding sequences:
- the LOC111881890 gene encoding putative receptor like protein 25, whose product MIAGGDYITILSPGTFERSLIQKMKGVMLVYTNTLSYVVNMDLLSNKLVGEIPKALILLSGLLGLNLSNNHLTGRIPDRIGDMHSLESLDLSIIHLSGIIPQILSALTFLSHLNLSHNNLSRRIPTGSQLQTLTDPSIYAGNNELCGSPLPINCNHDEVPEMGRNVEEDEDDDGDKKDGFMVQQAVSQPGLWELWEFWCLRKDGDSLSSILLDITSTRKCDTLKQIIMLADFVSFLRQSLEHKIMRSGLSNSSKTSWTN is encoded by the coding sequence ATGATCGCTGGAGGAGACTACATTACAATTCTTTCTCCAGGAACATTCGAGCGCAGTTTAATCCAGAAAATGAAAGGAGTTATGTTGGTTTATACAAACACATTGAGTTATGTTGTCAACATGGACCTTTTGAGCAATAAACTGGTGGGGGAAATACCCAAGGCGTTGATACTTCTTTCAGGATTGCTTGGTCTTAACTTGTCTAACAATCACCTCACAGGTCGTATTCCAGATAGAATTGGTGATATGCATTCGTTAGAGTCTCTTGACCTTTCTATCATCCATCTTTCAGGGATAATCCCTCAAATTCTGTCGGCATTAACATTTCTTAGCCATCTGAATTTGTCACACAATAACTTATCCAGAAGAATCCCAACAGGAAGTCAGCTCCAGACGCTCACTGATCCATCAATATATGCTGGCAATAATGAGCTTTGTGGTAGTCCGTTGCCAATCAATTGCAACCATGATGAAGTCCCAGAAATGGGAAGAAATGTTGAGGAAGATGAAGACGATGATGGCGATAAGAAGGATGGATTTATGGTGCAACAGGCGGTTTCACAACCGGGTTTATGGGAATTGTGGGAGTTCTGGTGCTTAAGAAAAGATGGAGACTCACTTTCTTCAATTTTGTTGGATATTACATCTACAAGAAAGTGTGATACTTTAAAGCAAATTATAATGCTTGCGGATTTCGTTTCTTTTCTTAGACAAAGTCT